A genome region from Corynebacterium uberis includes the following:
- the trxA gene encoding thioredoxin: MATIDVTDETFEQTVSGQGIVLVDAWASWCGPCRAFAPTYDKASEQHTDVTFAKLDTEANQAVSAALEIQAIPTLMAFRDGIMVFRDAGALPPAALDDLINQVKNLDMDEVRRQVDQANADADAAAEASE; the protein is encoded by the coding sequence ATGGCCACCATTGATGTCACGGATGAGACCTTCGAGCAGACCGTGAGCGGACAGGGCATCGTCCTCGTGGACGCCTGGGCCAGCTGGTGCGGCCCCTGCCGCGCCTTCGCCCCCACCTACGACAAGGCCTCTGAACAGCACACCGACGTCACCTTTGCCAAGCTGGATACCGAGGCCAACCAGGCGGTCTCTGCCGCCCTGGAAATCCAGGCGATCCCCACGCTCATGGCCTTCCGCGACGGCATCATGGTCTTCCGCGACGCCGGCGCACTGCCGCCCGCCGCCCTCGACGACCTGATCAACCAGGTCAAGAACCTGGACATGGATGAGGTCCGCCGCCAGGTAGACCAGGCCAACGCGGATGCGGATGCCGCCGCCGAGGCCAGCGAATAA
- a CDS encoding PspA/IM30 family protein — protein sequence MANPFSKGWKYLMSSLDTKIDENADPLVQIQQATEAAKKQHQEITEQAAKIIGNGHQLEMKLDRLLKEQDKLQDQARQALTLADKAAAQGDAATSTQYTNTAEVLASQLVAVDQEIADTTTAHQQAKQAAEAAQRKQQESEARLKEQLGQIDQLRSQVSQTKMQEASNQALDSLSVADDSVPTLDGVREKIERRYATALGAQELTENSVGSRMAEIATAGRDLKAASRLEEIRAQMRGEAGGELTSGQARAVEAPKDAAPEEPAEADVITDAPQADAPRSDAAQDAETPEK from the coding sequence ATGGCTAATCCCTTCTCCAAAGGCTGGAAGTACCTGATGTCTTCCCTGGACACCAAGATCGATGAGAACGCCGATCCCTTGGTGCAAATCCAGCAGGCCACCGAGGCCGCCAAGAAGCAGCACCAGGAGATCACCGAGCAGGCAGCCAAGATCATCGGCAACGGCCACCAGCTGGAGATGAAGCTCGACCGCCTCCTCAAGGAGCAGGACAAGCTCCAGGACCAGGCCCGCCAGGCCCTCACCCTTGCGGACAAGGCGGCAGCGCAGGGAGACGCGGCCACATCCACGCAGTACACCAACACCGCGGAAGTGCTTGCCAGCCAGCTGGTGGCCGTAGACCAGGAGATCGCGGACACCACCACCGCGCACCAGCAGGCCAAGCAGGCGGCCGAGGCAGCCCAGCGCAAGCAGCAGGAGTCGGAGGCCCGGCTCAAGGAACAGCTGGGCCAGATTGACCAGCTGCGCTCCCAGGTCAGCCAGACCAAGATGCAGGAGGCCTCCAATCAGGCACTGGACTCCCTGTCGGTTGCCGATGACTCCGTGCCCACCCTCGATGGCGTGCGGGAGAAGATCGAGCGCCGCTATGCCACGGCGCTCGGCGCCCAGGAGCTCACGGAAAACTCCGTGGGCTCACGCATGGCAGAGATCGCCACGGCGGGCCGCGACCTGAAGGCCGCCTCCCGGTTGGAGGAGATCCGCGCCCAGATGCGTGGCGAGGCCGGTGGTGAGCTCACCTCCGGGCAGGCGCGCGCAGTAGAGGCACCGAAGGACGCCGCCCCCGAGGAGCCGGCCGAGGCGGATGTAATTACCGACGCCCCGCAGGCCGATGCCCCGCGTTCCGACGCCGCCCAGGACGCGGAGACGCCAGAAAAGTAA
- a CDS encoding GntR family transcriptional regulator — MDESAAPLYRQIATLVEDSIVEGALKPGQQAPSTTELAAFHEINPATARRGLALLVDAGVVAKRRGVGMFVTPEAREMILARRRADFAAAYVAPLIDEAARLDIDRSRLHDLVERVAESRGLYS, encoded by the coding sequence ATGGATGAATCAGCCGCCCCGCTCTACCGGCAGATAGCCACCCTGGTGGAGGACTCGATCGTGGAAGGTGCCCTCAAGCCCGGCCAGCAGGCGCCGTCAACCACTGAGCTTGCCGCCTTCCATGAGATCAACCCCGCCACGGCGCGCCGCGGGTTGGCCTTGCTTGTCGATGCCGGGGTGGTGGCCAAACGCCGTGGGGTGGGCATGTTTGTCACCCCGGAGGCGCGCGAGATGATCCTGGCCCGGCGCCGTGCGGACTTCGCCGCGGCCTACGTCGCCCCGCTCATTGACGAGGCAGCGCGCCTGGATATTGACCGCAGCCGCCTGCACGACCTGGTGGAGCGAGTCGCCGAGAGTCGCGGTTTGTACTCGTGA
- a CDS encoding heavy metal translocating P-type ATPase has protein sequence MTCTSCSARVERKLNKLDGVTATVNFATETADITVAPSPDGPDAGALIDVVRATGYDAYALAGPSEPAAAGTATTAADAPSAGTGGVDKQHADPLTQRLIVCALLAAPVLVISMIPALQFRHWQWLVFALASPVFFWGGWPFHRAAAINLRHGAFTMDTLISLGTTAAYVWSCVALFWGNAGEPGMVMHMSLSAHAAAGMDEIYLESVAVVITFLLLGRWFERRAKSRSSAALRALLDLGAKEASVIRADREVRVPIGQLEVGDIAVVRPGEKIPSDGTVTDGHSAIDESLLTGESVPVDVSPGATVTGATLNTSGRLLVRIDRIGEATTLAQLGRLVTAAQAGKAPVQRLADRISQYFVPAVMLIAAATLGAHLWAGSATADAFAAAVAVLIIACPCALGLATPTALLVGTGRGAQLGLVIRGPEVLESTRRANTVVMDKTGTITTGVMELTGITPLIDAPAPTDLLALAAAAEQGSEHPIGRAIVTAATDTATDAGAPLLEATAFSATAGQGVRATVDGHDISVTRPPADWDHPALRAATDRGETAVLLRIDAADAALLTISDTVKDTSRAGVDTLRALGLEPYLLTGDNPGAARSVAAHVGIDPSHVIAQATPESKVAHITALQDQGKRVAMIGDGVNDAAALAAADLGLAMGAGSDVAIEASDITLMHNDLRCAGDAIALSRRTLRTIRGNLFWAFAYNVALIPVAAAGLLNPMFAGIAMAASSVFVVSNSLRLRTFRGTTGTGAAATAA, from the coding sequence ATGACCTGCACCTCCTGTTCGGCACGCGTGGAGCGCAAGCTCAACAAGCTCGACGGCGTCACCGCGACGGTCAACTTTGCCACCGAGACCGCAGACATCACCGTCGCCCCGAGCCCCGACGGGCCGGATGCGGGTGCGCTTATCGACGTCGTCCGTGCCACCGGCTACGACGCCTACGCACTGGCCGGGCCGTCCGAGCCTGCGGCCGCAGGGACCGCCACCACCGCAGCGGATGCGCCAAGCGCGGGGACGGGGGGCGTCGATAAGCAGCATGCGGACCCGCTGACCCAGCGGCTGATCGTGTGCGCGCTGCTGGCCGCCCCCGTGCTGGTGATCTCCATGATCCCCGCCCTCCAATTCAGGCACTGGCAGTGGCTGGTCTTCGCGCTGGCCTCGCCGGTGTTCTTCTGGGGCGGCTGGCCGTTCCACCGGGCGGCGGCGATCAACCTGCGCCACGGCGCGTTCACCATGGACACGCTCATTTCCCTGGGCACGACCGCCGCCTACGTGTGGTCCTGCGTCGCGCTGTTTTGGGGCAATGCCGGCGAGCCGGGGATGGTCATGCACATGTCCCTGTCCGCCCACGCCGCGGCCGGGATGGATGAGATTTACCTCGAATCCGTGGCCGTGGTGATCACGTTCCTGCTGCTTGGGCGGTGGTTTGAGCGGCGCGCCAAGTCCCGCTCCTCGGCCGCCCTGCGCGCCCTTTTGGACCTCGGCGCCAAGGAGGCCAGCGTCATCCGGGCTGATCGGGAGGTGCGGGTGCCCATCGGGCAGCTGGAGGTCGGAGACATCGCCGTGGTGCGCCCCGGGGAGAAGATCCCCTCCGACGGCACCGTCACCGACGGCCACTCGGCGATAGATGAATCGCTGCTCACCGGCGAATCCGTGCCCGTCGACGTCAGCCCCGGCGCCACCGTCACCGGCGCCACCCTCAACACCTCCGGGCGGCTGCTCGTGCGCATCGATCGCATCGGGGAGGCCACCACGCTCGCCCAGCTAGGCCGGCTAGTCACCGCCGCGCAGGCCGGCAAAGCGCCCGTCCAGCGGCTCGCCGACCGCATCTCCCAATACTTCGTCCCCGCAGTCATGCTCATCGCCGCCGCCACCCTCGGCGCCCACCTGTGGGCCGGATCCGCCACCGCCGACGCCTTCGCCGCCGCCGTCGCCGTGCTCATCATCGCCTGCCCCTGCGCCCTCGGCCTGGCCACCCCCACCGCGCTACTGGTGGGCACCGGCCGCGGCGCCCAGTTAGGCCTGGTCATCCGCGGGCCCGAAGTCCTCGAATCGACCCGGCGCGCCAACACGGTCGTCATGGACAAAACCGGCACCATCACCACCGGCGTCATGGAACTCACCGGCATCACCCCGCTTATCGACGCCCCCGCCCCCACCGACCTGCTCGCCCTCGCCGCCGCAGCCGAACAGGGCAGCGAACACCCCATCGGCCGGGCCATCGTCACCGCAGCCACCGACACCGCCACCGACGCCGGCGCCCCCCTGCTGGAAGCCACCGCCTTCAGCGCCACCGCCGGCCAGGGCGTTCGCGCCACCGTCGACGGCCACGACATCAGCGTCACCCGACCCCCCGCCGACTGGGACCACCCCGCCCTGCGCGCCGCCACCGACCGCGGCGAAACCGCCGTCCTGCTGCGTATCGACGCCGCCGACGCCGCCCTGCTGACCATCAGCGACACCGTCAAAGACACCTCTCGCGCCGGAGTCGACACCCTGCGCGCACTGGGGCTCGAACCCTACCTGCTCACCGGCGACAACCCCGGCGCAGCCCGCAGCGTCGCCGCACACGTAGGAATCGACCCCAGCCACGTCATCGCGCAAGCCACCCCCGAAAGCAAAGTCGCCCACATCACCGCCCTACAAGACCAAGGCAAACGCGTCGCCATGATCGGCGACGGAGTCAACGACGCCGCAGCCCTCGCCGCCGCCGACCTCGGCCTCGCCATGGGCGCCGGATCCGACGTGGCCATCGAGGCCAGCGACATCACCCTCATGCACAATGACCTGCGCTGCGCCGGCGACGCCATCGCCCTTTCCCGACGCACCCTGCGCACCATCCGCGGCAACCTGTTCTGGGCCTTCGCCTACAACGTGGCACTCATCCCCGTCGCCGCGGCCGGCCTGCTCAACCCCATGTTCGCCGGAATCGCCATGGCAGCATCCTCCGTCTTTGTGGTCAGCAACTCCCTGCGCCTGCGCACCTTCCGCGGCACCACAGGCACGGGCGCGGCCGCTACAGCTGCTTAA
- a CDS encoding PadR family transcriptional regulator translates to MESFNDWPADFSGPFHRSGPGGSGPHARRGMRRGGPGHNPGHNHNHNHGHGPGPDNSPAQGGWGWDPRFGSAPTPGFGPEAGPHPGPHAHPQGRRHGHPHPHPHSRRRGRGRGGRAGRGDLRAVIVTLLAQEPMHGYQLITQIKERTGGNWVPSPGTVYPTLSMLEDEGMITISAEGGRKMATLTDEGRQLAEDNSAQWSQILDAYAQPEDAHQPAGPAGPPWAQGPAQGPAQDPQVPEQLRAAFVELGKLGHLVQALDEAQLEQAVAVLREAQERLKQL, encoded by the coding sequence ATGGAAAGCTTCAACGATTGGCCCGCAGACTTCTCCGGGCCCTTCCACCGCTCCGGGCCGGGGGGCTCCGGTCCCCACGCCCGCCGCGGAATGCGCCGGGGCGGCCCCGGCCACAATCCCGGCCACAATCACAATCACAATCACGGTCACGGCCCCGGACCCGACAACAGCCCCGCCCAGGGCGGCTGGGGTTGGGATCCGCGTTTCGGGTCCGCCCCCACGCCGGGCTTCGGCCCCGAGGCGGGCCCCCACCCGGGTCCCCATGCCCACCCCCAGGGCCGCCGACATGGCCATCCGCACCCGCATCCGCATTCTCGCCGTCGTGGCCGCGGGCGTGGCGGGCGCGCCGGGCGCGGAGATTTGCGCGCGGTGATTGTCACGTTGCTGGCGCAGGAGCCGATGCACGGCTACCAGTTGATTACGCAGATCAAGGAGCGCACGGGCGGTAATTGGGTCCCGAGCCCGGGGACCGTCTACCCCACGTTGAGCATGCTGGAGGATGAGGGCATGATCACCATCTCGGCTGAGGGTGGGCGCAAGATGGCCACGCTGACCGACGAGGGCCGCCAGCTCGCCGAGGACAATAGTGCGCAGTGGTCGCAGATCCTGGATGCCTACGCGCAGCCGGAGGATGCACACCAGCCGGCAGGGCCGGCGGGCCCGCCGTGGGCACAAGGTCCGGCACAGGGCCCGGCGCAGGACCCGCAGGTTCCGGAGCAGCTGCGCGCGGCTTTCGTGGAGCTGGGCAAGCTGGGCCACCTGGTGCAGGCTCTCGATGAGGCGCAGCTGGAGCAAGCCGTCGCGGTGCTGCGCGAGGCGCAGGAGCGCCTTAAGCAGCTGTAG
- a CDS encoding NYN domain-containing protein: MLERTLVFVDTSYLLASFYNSWETGARAQLEIDLPEVVSVLGSMIENQLDQPIHRQLWYDGIPDSGPHRYQRALRTCDGVQLRAGQLIEWGERRTQKAVDTRLVADMVISACQHQCSDMVLVSGDADMIPGVDEATKAGARVHLYGFGWDSMSSALRHACDTTTILDPREDFADSMQLEILEGPLPPIIRNKPLGDTEPPEEPGRALIPENATYGYSKTGTHGGHGNHAGPGQGGNPHADQRATEDAQSTQTHDAPETAASTEAPTAADTASAAPATPGTSDAPAASEPEALRTPTADDAESPAPSASSAPATSAQDSRAQAQQEATRTEHLDQAGAGSRKPETARSIGDSPADADDFEDIEDLATAPTHRTKTGHKASGRGNRPAPKPSMMAPKRRLRSRYVPLPNEVWASAGYQTPYDVGQQYATWWYENAATTEQRDQAHLLSGGGLPPDVDRPLLQFACETLHEYTLSETQRVNLRDGFHAGIRGVLINIRNRD; the protein is encoded by the coding sequence ATGCTTGAACGAACATTGGTATTTGTAGACACCTCCTACTTGCTAGCGAGCTTTTATAACAGCTGGGAGACCGGCGCACGCGCCCAATTAGAGATCGACCTGCCCGAAGTGGTCTCGGTCCTTGGATCGATGATCGAAAACCAGCTTGACCAGCCGATTCACCGACAGCTCTGGTACGACGGGATCCCCGATTCCGGCCCCCACCGCTACCAACGCGCGCTACGCACCTGCGACGGCGTCCAACTGCGCGCAGGCCAGCTCATCGAATGGGGCGAGCGGCGCACACAAAAGGCCGTGGACACCCGACTCGTGGCGGACATGGTCATCTCCGCCTGCCAACACCAGTGCTCCGACATGGTGCTCGTCTCCGGCGACGCGGACATGATCCCCGGCGTGGACGAAGCAACCAAGGCCGGGGCGCGCGTCCATCTCTACGGCTTCGGCTGGGACTCCATGTCCTCCGCGCTACGCCACGCCTGTGACACCACCACCATCCTCGACCCGCGCGAAGACTTCGCCGACTCCATGCAGCTAGAAATCCTCGAAGGGCCGCTGCCGCCCATCATTCGCAACAAACCCCTCGGCGATACCGAGCCGCCGGAGGAACCCGGCCGCGCGCTCATCCCCGAAAACGCCACCTACGGCTACAGCAAGACCGGCACGCATGGCGGCCATGGCAATCACGCTGGCCCCGGCCAGGGGGGCAACCCCCACGCCGACCAGCGCGCCACCGAGGACGCACAGTCAACACAGACTCACGACGCCCCCGAGACCGCGGCCTCCACCGAGGCGCCCACCGCAGCCGACACCGCGAGCGCAGCCCCCGCAACACCCGGCACGTCCGACGCCCCAGCCGCCTCCGAACCCGAGGCGCTACGCACCCCCACCGCCGACGACGCCGAAAGCCCAGCCCCCTCCGCCTCCAGCGCGCCGGCGACCAGCGCCCAGGACTCCCGCGCCCAGGCGCAACAGGAAGCCACCCGCACCGAGCACCTTGACCAGGCCGGCGCCGGGTCGCGCAAGCCAGAAACCGCCCGCAGCATCGGCGATTCCCCCGCCGACGCCGACGACTTCGAGGACATCGAAGACCTGGCCACCGCGCCGACGCACCGCACCAAGACTGGCCACAAGGCCTCCGGCCGGGGCAACCGCCCCGCCCCCAAGCCGTCCATGATGGCCCCGAAGCGACGCCTGCGCTCCCGCTACGTGCCGCTGCCCAACGAGGTGTGGGCCTCAGCCGGCTACCAAACCCCCTATGACGTCGGGCAACAGTACGCCACCTGGTGGTACGAGAACGCCGCCACCACCGAACAGCGCGACCAGGCCCATCTGCTCTCCGGCGGCGGGCTACCCCCGGACGTGGACCGGCCGCTGCTGCAATTCGCCTGCGAGACCCTCCACGAGTACACGCTGTCTGAGACGCAGCGCGTCAACCTGCGCGACGGGTTCCACGCCGGAATCCGCGGGGTGCTCATCAACATCCGCAACCGCGACTAA